A section of the Phaseolus vulgaris cultivar G19833 unplaced genomic scaffold, P. vulgaris v2.0 scaffold_34, whole genome shotgun sequence genome encodes:
- the LOC137817362 gene encoding uncharacterized mitochondrial protein AtMg00810-like produces the protein MCEAFVKAMKSEFEMSMLGEMNFFLGLQVKQLKDGIFINQAKYYKELLKKFDMDQCKAINTPISTSCQLDQDCAGKSVDQSKYMGLIGSLIYLTASRPDIMFVVCLCARYQYDPKESHYNAAKRILKYLQGTKDVGLWYPKQCFLKID, from the coding sequence ATGTGTGAAGCTTTTGTAAAAGCAATGAAGAGTgaatttgagatgtcaatgttaggggaaatgaatttcttccttggactacaagtgaaacaactcaaggatggaatcttCATAAATCAAGCAAAGTACTACAAGGAGTTGCTTAAGaagtttgatatggatcaatgcaaagcaatcaacactcctatttcaacaagctgccagcTGGATCAGGAttgtgcaggaaaatcagtggatcaatcaaaatacatgggtttaattggttctttaatatacttaactgctagcaggcctgacattatgtttgttgtatgcttatgtgctagatatcaatatGATCCTAAGGAATCACATTACAATGCAGCTAAGAGGATTCTGAAATACTTGCAAGGGACTAAAGATGTTGGACTATGGTATCCAAAACAATGTTTCCTTAAAATTGACTAA
- the LOC137817363 gene encoding uncharacterized protein translates to MIPIEIQESSPRFQSFVAEESNEERKVNLDLLDEVREEARIKAETLKGRVEHKHSSRLRPRQFQVADLVMRKAHSYQLENKLSPKWTDPFRLTEVLGNGAYRLETLEGGPIPRTRNAANLMFYFS, encoded by the coding sequence ATGATCCCGatagagattcaggagagctcgccacgttttcagAGTTTCGTGGCTGAAGAGTCtaacgaagaaagaaaggtgaacttggatctgctggacgaggtcagggaggaggcgaggatCAAAGCTGAAACATTAAAGGGAAGGGTGGAGCACAAGCACAGTTCAAGGCTAAGGCCTAGACAGTTCCAGGTCGCTGACCTAGTAATGCGGAAGGCTCACTCGTATCAGCTAGAGAACAAGCTATCCCCCAAATGGACTGACCCATTCAGGTTGACGGAGGTCCTGGGAAACGGGGCGTACAGGCTtgagactttggagggaggcCCAATTCCTCGTACACGGAATGCGGCCAATCTCatgttttatttcagttga
- the LOC137817361 gene encoding uncharacterized protein has translation MEGSNGLLIEQALRFAFKANNNQAEYEALIAGMLLAKEIGARSLLAKSDSLLVTSQVTGEYQAKDLQMATYLGYVQILKDSFVVFELVHIPREQNARADLLAKLASSGEGGR, from the coding sequence ATGGAAGGATCAAACGGGTtgttgattgagcaggccctaaGGTTTGCTTTCAAGGCCAACAATAACCAGGCAGAGTATGAAGCCCTCATAGCTGGGATGCTCTTAGCTAAAGAGATTGGAGCGCGGAGCTTGTTGGCAAAGAGCGATTCCCTTTTGGTCACAAGTCAGGTGACCGGGGAGTATCAGGCCAAAGACCTGCAGATGGCCACGTACTTGGGGTATGTCCAGATTCTAAAGGACTCATTTGTAGTGTTTGAGCTGGTGCAcatcccgagggagcagaatgctcgagctgacttgctagccaagcttgcCAGTTCGGGCGAGGGGGGAAGGTAG